The Heyndrickxia vini genome contains a region encoding:
- a CDS encoding Zn-ribbon domain-containing OB-fold protein: MKLSIYVCESCGKTSVPERLICPACKSTAFTTKELDGEGKVYSFTKINVSSVEFKHLTPYYVVLVDLPTGERITGRTSDDIQIDDTLQLVDVDNGAYIWAKG, from the coding sequence GTGGAAAAACGAGTGTACCTGAACGATTGATCTGCCCTGCCTGCAAATCAACTGCATTTACAACAAAGGAACTCGATGGCGAGGGAAAAGTATATTCCTTCACAAAAATCAATGTCTCTTCCGTTGAATTTAAACACTTAACCCCTTATTACGTCGTCTTAGTCGATCTCCCAACCGGGGAACGGATTACCGGACGAACATCGGATGACATTCAAATCGACGATACGCTCCAATTAGTTGACGTAGACAATGGCGCGTATATTTGGGCGAAAGGGTAG
- a CDS encoding MFS transporter produces the protein MKKSRVLLASLVGSVIEWYDFYLYGTATGLVFTSLFFPNHDPAISLLLAFVTFGAGYAARPIGSILFGHLGDRIGRKAALIFTLVGMGGSSMLIGVLPTYEQVGLIGPILLVTLRLIQGIALGGEWGGAILLATEYAHKGVRGLYGSIPQLGVPIGLVAGSFSLTIINYLTTDSQFIAWGWRIPFLLSGVLIVIAIWIRKGIEETPDFQQQKDSGDIARVPIIETFRHDWRNVVRAIGLKIGDGYFNVFIMSFILVYATTYLGYSRETALGALTVGCATMLLTIPIVGYLSDFIGRKVIYVGGLILMFLLAVPYFSMINKGSAWLYIMEVVVLGVVWGAIFATQGTLFSELFPAKVRYTGLSVGYQVAAAIVGFGPMLWTTMAESYGPSPWVFGGFMMAGLVLSLVFCLFTPSVTTSGHSDKQKTA, from the coding sequence ATGAAAAAAAGTCGGGTACTACTCGCAAGCTTAGTTGGTTCAGTAATTGAATGGTATGATTTTTATTTATACGGAACAGCAACCGGATTAGTTTTTACAAGTTTGTTTTTTCCGAATCATGATCCCGCTATTTCGCTACTTCTCGCATTTGTTACATTCGGTGCAGGTTACGCAGCACGACCAATTGGCAGCATATTGTTCGGTCATTTAGGCGATCGCATCGGAAGAAAGGCTGCGCTTATTTTTACCCTTGTTGGTATGGGCGGGAGTTCAATGCTTATCGGCGTTCTTCCAACTTACGAACAAGTCGGATTAATAGGTCCGATTTTACTAGTTACGTTGAGGCTAATCCAAGGAATTGCCTTAGGTGGTGAATGGGGAGGCGCTATTCTATTAGCAACAGAATATGCTCATAAAGGTGTACGTGGACTGTATGGATCAATCCCTCAATTAGGGGTTCCGATCGGATTAGTTGCAGGTTCATTTAGTCTTACCATTATAAACTACCTGACTACCGATAGTCAGTTCATTGCATGGGGATGGAGAATCCCATTTTTATTAAGTGGAGTGTTAATCGTCATTGCAATTTGGATTAGAAAAGGAATTGAAGAAACTCCAGACTTTCAACAACAAAAAGATAGCGGCGATATTGCAAGGGTGCCGATCATCGAAACCTTTCGCCATGACTGGAGAAATGTCGTACGGGCAATCGGTCTAAAAATTGGGGACGGCTATTTTAATGTTTTTATTATGTCATTTATTTTGGTTTATGCTACTACTTATTTAGGATACTCTCGTGAAACTGCCCTTGGTGCCTTAACCGTTGGATGTGCGACGATGCTGTTAACCATCCCGATTGTTGGATATTTATCAGACTTTATCGGAAGAAAGGTCATCTATGTTGGTGGATTGATCTTAATGTTCCTTTTGGCGGTACCGTATTTTTCAATGATCAATAAAGGAAGTGCTTGGCTTTACATCATGGAGGTAGTTGTGCTCGGCGTTGTCTGGGGAGCGATATTTGCTACACAGGGAACACTATTCTCGGAGCTTTTCCCAGCAAAGGTTCGCTACACGGGTTTATCCGTCGGTTATCAAGTGGCTGCCGCAATTGTTGGATTCGGTCCAATGCTCTGGACAACTATGGCTGAATCGTATGGACCATCCCCTTGGGTTTTCGGTGGTTTCATGATGGCAGGGCTAGTACTCTCATTAGTATTTTGCCTCTTTACACCAAGCGTTACAACATCCGGTCATTCGGACAAGCAAAAGACAGCTTAA
- a CDS encoding patatin-like phospholipase family protein gives MRADAVFEGGGVRGIAFAGAIQAMEEAHVEWQRLAGTSAGAVVAALLASGYNSSEIKTVMSELDFSTLRGKTILNRIPLAGSLLELIIHLGIYKIDYLETWLDELLLKKGIRTFADLPEGKLKIIASDVTNGRILILPDDLHRYHITPAELKVSTAVKMSASLPFFFRPVKWKSKDQQKSYILDGGLLSNFPIWLFDVPNPRFPTFGFYFVKDEVAINPVIPTPIHLFKNIFKTMLQAHDLRYLNAETLERTIQIPTGTISTTDFKLTEEDIAFLYQSGYEAAKKFLTQWDFEKHKKNRINGVI, from the coding sequence ATGCGGGCAGATGCTGTTTTTGAAGGTGGCGGTGTCAGAGGGATTGCTTTTGCTGGTGCCATCCAAGCGATGGAAGAGGCACATGTGGAATGGCAAAGGTTAGCCGGTACATCAGCGGGAGCGGTTGTAGCTGCGCTTTTAGCGAGTGGCTATAACAGTAGTGAAATTAAAACCGTAATGAGTGAATTAGATTTTTCAACTTTACGAGGAAAGACCATTCTCAATCGGATTCCGCTTGCTGGCAGTTTATTAGAGCTCATTATTCATCTTGGCATTTACAAAATTGATTATTTAGAAACATGGTTAGATGAACTCCTTTTAAAAAAAGGCATACGAACTTTTGCTGATCTTCCAGAAGGAAAATTGAAGATTATTGCATCAGATGTAACAAATGGACGAATCCTCATTTTACCTGATGATTTACATCGCTATCATATCACCCCTGCAGAATTAAAAGTATCAACAGCAGTTAAAATGAGTGCCTCACTGCCCTTTTTCTTCCGTCCAGTTAAATGGAAATCAAAAGATCAGCAAAAATCCTATATTTTAGATGGAGGTCTTCTGAGCAATTTTCCAATCTGGCTTTTCGATGTACCCAACCCACGCTTTCCAACATTCGGATTTTACTTTGTGAAAGATGAAGTAGCCATCAATCCAGTCATCCCAACACCAATCCATTTATTCAAAAATATTTTTAAAACGATGCTCCAAGCGCATGATTTAAGGTATCTGAATGCAGAAACACTTGAACGAACGATTCAAATTCCAACAGGTACAATCAGCACAACGGATTTTAAACTAACTGAGGAGGACATCGCCTTTCTCTACCAATCGGGATATGAAGCGGCTAAGAAATTCTTAACTCAGTGGGATTTTGAAAAGCATAAAAAAAATCGGATCAATGGTGTGATTTAG
- a CDS encoding helix-turn-helix domain-containing protein, translating to MHNNRNEIVETNSPGLIQTNNYIQKDSRQWSNKIQCFLVICIYDKDQKMNEMNSIVKKYRDQGNVMSFPVFENVSGSKSFVIWDQAYKENEQLFIELRLASRNELISKISEKVVFYLLSRYEEISSTPHPILQDKRSCAQAIRRIEELLKKDTFLADYSIWDEFCDWFRMYLIEWVLEEIAFSIGFDEMERLTDREINQLFYQYITKNLEDNIEFQTKFTHIVNRYTKEWVKKIIIALRLETCSIDTINKLLNYEEAPLHTKEHLLNLTKDFTFNMAIHDHILVMNNTPYHSVREAIYKKDFQKQLHSPWPTTPIVKGNTEGYLQIRPQSQTRELNDSACIEKVWIQVQTLSDIDVDVFDSLCSIFLSRARKNDEFITISLDDLLTIRGLKHKLGGDGRRGGFDHKQRKNILKSLSIIQNLWLHLDQITVYSNGKPEQTTLQGRIFLFKNDEELENASLTDRSITFSVDPIFSRYLNGKTRQVALLSLQALRYDPYRQNWEKRLARYLSWRWRTQARKGNILHPNKISTLLESIGKSLDDRSPSRTRERFENALDTLVEDGVIVSWHYEKWDESIANHKGWSRIWLNSLVLIEPPDIILEQYHSIERKTKSSSLKKKNDNQLGKQIKRKRKSQQLSLSQLSEKLGISAPYISGIERGMKHPSFKLRTKILNWLENN from the coding sequence ATGCATAATAATCGAAATGAAATAGTTGAGACGAATTCACCGGGGCTTATTCAAACGAACAATTATATTCAGAAAGATTCACGTCAATGGTCGAACAAAATTCAATGTTTTTTAGTGATTTGTATTTATGATAAAGATCAGAAAATGAATGAAATGAATAGTATTGTAAAAAAGTATCGGGATCAAGGGAATGTTATGAGTTTCCCAGTTTTTGAGAATGTGAGCGGTTCAAAGTCTTTCGTTATTTGGGACCAAGCGTATAAGGAAAACGAACAATTATTTATAGAATTGCGGCTCGCTTCGAGAAATGAACTCATATCAAAAATCTCTGAAAAAGTGGTTTTCTATTTATTATCAAGATATGAGGAAATTTCTTCTACTCCCCATCCAATTTTACAAGACAAACGCTCATGTGCTCAAGCGATTAGAAGAATTGAGGAATTGTTAAAAAAAGATACCTTTTTAGCGGATTATTCGATTTGGGATGAATTTTGTGACTGGTTTAGAATGTATTTAATTGAATGGGTTCTTGAGGAAATTGCCTTTTCTATCGGTTTTGATGAAATGGAAAGGTTAACTGATCGAGAAATTAATCAATTATTTTATCAATATATTACAAAAAACTTAGAAGATAATATCGAGTTCCAAACGAAATTTACCCATATCGTCAATCGCTATACGAAGGAGTGGGTCAAAAAAATTATAATTGCTTTACGGTTAGAAACATGTTCAATTGACACAATTAATAAACTGCTAAATTATGAGGAAGCCCCATTACATACAAAAGAACACTTACTTAATCTTACAAAAGACTTCACGTTTAACATGGCCATCCACGATCATATTCTTGTTATGAATAATACACCGTATCATTCCGTAAGAGAAGCGATTTACAAAAAGGATTTTCAGAAACAACTTCACTCACCATGGCCAACAACTCCAATTGTAAAAGGGAATACAGAAGGGTATTTGCAAATCCGACCGCAATCGCAGACAAGGGAGCTAAATGATTCAGCATGCATTGAAAAAGTATGGATTCAAGTGCAAACCTTGTCTGATATTGATGTAGATGTATTTGACTCACTTTGCAGTATATTTTTATCAAGGGCAAGAAAGAACGATGAGTTCATCACGATTTCACTCGATGATTTGTTGACGATACGCGGGTTGAAGCACAAATTGGGCGGGGATGGTCGACGAGGTGGCTTTGATCATAAACAACGAAAGAATATTTTGAAATCGCTTTCAATAATTCAGAATCTATGGTTACATTTGGATCAGATTACCGTGTATAGCAATGGTAAACCGGAACAAACCACCCTTCAGGGACGAATCTTTTTGTTCAAAAATGATGAAGAACTTGAAAATGCGAGCTTAACGGATCGATCAATCACTTTTTCAGTGGATCCTATTTTTTCTCGTTATCTCAATGGGAAGACTCGCCAAGTCGCTCTTCTTTCCTTGCAGGCCTTGCGTTATGACCCGTACAGGCAAAATTGGGAGAAGCGATTGGCGCGCTATTTAAGCTGGCGTTGGCGTACCCAGGCACGTAAAGGAAATATTCTTCATCCTAATAAAATTAGTACACTTCTAGAATCAATCGGAAAGTCTTTGGATGACCGTTCACCCTCACGCACCCGTGAACGTTTCGAAAACGCATTAGACACATTAGTAGAGGATGGCGTTATTGTCTCCTGGCATTATGAGAAATGGGATGAATCAATTGCAAATCATAAAGGATGGTCTCGCATTTGGTTGAATTCATTGGTACTCATCGAGCCGCCAGATATTATTCTAGAACAATATCATTCTATAGAAAGAAAAACAAAATCATCTTCATTAAAGAAAAAGAACGATAATCAACTAGGAAAACAGATTAAAAGAAAAAGGAAGAGTCAACAACTTTCTTTATCTCAACTATCAGAGAAGCTTGGGATATCTGCCCCATATATTAGCGGAATTGAAAGAGGAATGAAACATCCATCTTTTAAGCTCCGCACAAAAATATTGAATTGGTTAGAAAATAATTAA
- a CDS encoding acetate--CoA ligase family protein, which translates to MSHETLDPLFNPRSVAILGASGKRNKLGYLQVKALIDGKFTGTVYPINPKTEEIEGLTCYPSLLDIPNPVDLAIFCLSAENVYKGLEDCAKKGVKAAIIFASGYSETGEDGEQKQRLLTDFANKHGIRLIGPNCVGLVNTTNGLFGTFSPAILAVPLNEQRAVGYVSQSGAFGVLTYMAAAQNGLSFNYFVSVGNEMDTEFSDVIEYMIHDPKTKIITGYLEGAKNPQKLRSLAKEALDYNKPIVLMKAGRSSAGSRAAASHTGSMAGSDKIYDSFFQQTGIVRVDDYEDIISFSKLFLSNKLPSGKNTVIITSSGGRGINEADRCEAYGLNIIPLKEKTTTEIKRHIPTFASASNPIDLTAAASVSNPELFIAPLRALIEDPDVDNIVLTEFPLNWTDDHPLLQEFIEISRQSNKFIFITTFPLEGMSIPKGIKSLENNGIPVIPGHLNPIKGLAKLVEYSEQNRKNQRIYQSEELDYLQKPDVQYLFTTNERLSESQASHILESYGIPAANRRVATTKEEAVHFANEIGYPVALKIDSPDILHKTEADAIRLNLSSELDVEQAFTEIYENATSYKKDAHINGVSIQEMLPEGIEIIIGATNDPVFGPVIMFGLGGIFVEVFQDISFRVAPLTRLDAIEMIEEIQGNSILKGARGKAAVNADQIVDVLLQVSTLVMDNSEWIEELDINPIIVNENGLKAADAMIVVRNNIQQTTSVRG; encoded by the coding sequence ATGAGTCATGAAACATTGGATCCACTATTTAATCCAAGGTCTGTTGCGATTCTTGGTGCTTCGGGAAAAAGAAATAAGTTAGGATACTTGCAAGTGAAAGCGCTTATTGATGGAAAGTTTACTGGGACTGTTTATCCAATCAATCCAAAGACAGAAGAAATAGAAGGATTAACCTGTTATCCATCTTTACTTGATATACCGAACCCAGTCGATTTAGCAATTTTTTGTTTAAGTGCTGAGAATGTATATAAAGGTCTTGAAGACTGTGCCAAAAAAGGGGTAAAGGCTGCGATTATTTTCGCCTCAGGTTATTCGGAAACTGGAGAGGATGGGGAGCAAAAACAAAGACTTCTAACAGACTTTGCGAATAAGCACGGCATTCGTCTTATTGGACCTAATTGTGTTGGATTAGTGAATACGACAAATGGCTTGTTTGGCACATTTTCCCCTGCAATCTTAGCTGTCCCTCTTAACGAACAACGTGCAGTAGGTTATGTATCGCAAAGTGGGGCATTTGGGGTTTTGACCTATATGGCAGCAGCACAAAATGGACTTAGCTTTAATTACTTCGTGAGTGTTGGAAATGAAATGGATACAGAGTTCTCTGATGTGATAGAGTACATGATTCACGATCCTAAAACGAAAATTATTACAGGCTATTTAGAAGGAGCAAAAAATCCGCAAAAATTACGCTCTCTTGCAAAAGAAGCTCTTGATTATAATAAACCGATCGTTCTCATGAAAGCGGGTCGAAGCTCTGCGGGAAGTCGCGCGGCAGCCTCACATACAGGTTCAATGGCCGGATCGGATAAAATCTATGATTCTTTCTTTCAGCAAACTGGTATTGTTCGAGTGGATGACTATGAGGATATTATTTCTTTTTCTAAGCTCTTTTTGTCCAATAAACTACCATCTGGAAAAAACACTGTTATCATCACAAGCTCTGGTGGACGAGGAATAAATGAAGCGGATCGCTGTGAAGCCTATGGGCTGAATATCATTCCGCTAAAGGAAAAGACAACGACTGAAATTAAGCGTCATATTCCAACATTTGCAAGCGCTTCCAACCCGATTGATTTGACAGCGGCTGCTTCTGTGTCTAATCCGGAATTATTCATTGCTCCATTGCGGGCGCTTATTGAAGACCCCGACGTGGATAATATCGTATTGACTGAATTTCCATTAAATTGGACAGATGATCATCCGTTGTTACAGGAGTTCATAGAAATTAGTCGACAATCAAATAAATTTATTTTTATTACGACCTTTCCTCTCGAAGGTATGTCGATTCCAAAAGGAATTAAATCCCTTGAGAACAATGGTATTCCCGTTATTCCAGGTCATCTAAATCCAATTAAAGGATTGGCCAAACTAGTAGAATACAGTGAGCAAAATAGAAAAAACCAACGTATTTATCAATCGGAAGAACTTGACTACCTACAAAAACCTGATGTTCAGTATCTATTCACAACGAATGAGCGATTAAGTGAATCTCAGGCTTCACACATTCTAGAAAGCTATGGAATCCCGGCAGCAAACAGAAGGGTAGCAACTACTAAGGAAGAAGCAGTCCATTTTGCAAATGAAATTGGCTATCCTGTTGCCTTAAAAATTGATTCTCCTGACATTCTTCATAAAACAGAAGCAGATGCGATTCGATTGAATCTTTCAAGTGAACTTGATGTGGAGCAGGCATTTACTGAGATTTATGAAAATGCCACATCTTATAAAAAAGACGCACATATAAATGGGGTTTCTATTCAAGAAATGTTGCCAGAAGGCATTGAAATTATTATTGGCGCGACGAATGATCCTGTTTTTGGACCAGTCATCATGTTTGGATTAGGTGGGATATTTGTTGAAGTATTTCAAGATATCTCTTTCCGAGTGGCACCTTTAACCCGTTTAGATGCGATAGAAATGATTGAAGAAATCCAAGGAAATTCGATTTTAAAAGGAGCTCGAGGAAAGGCAGCTGTTAATGCCGATCAAATTGTTGATGTGTTGTTACAAGTATCAACACTCGTTATGGATAACAGCGAATGGATTGAAGAGTTAGATATCAATCCTATTATTGTTAACGAGAATGGACTAAAAGCAGCAGATGCAATGATTGTTGTGCGAAATAATATTCAACAAACAACATCGGTGAGGGGGTAA
- a CDS encoding MaoC family dehydratase N-terminal domain-containing protein, with amino-acid sequence MELKKSLIGRSGSPFVFEVEKRHIRQFAEAIGDPNPLYVDEEYARNTKFRGIIAPPTFPIAIGQEGEGIDLPLDQRRMLHGEQEFIYERPIRPGDRLYCQMKVTDVYEREGKKGPMQFIVLDTEMKDENGQLVVISRTNIIYRSITS; translated from the coding sequence ATGGAACTGAAGAAAAGTCTTATTGGCCGATCAGGATCGCCTTTTGTATTTGAAGTAGAAAAAAGACATATTCGTCAATTCGCGGAAGCCATTGGCGATCCGAATCCGTTATATGTCGACGAGGAGTATGCGCGGAATACAAAATTTAGAGGGATTATCGCCCCGCCAACTTTCCCTATTGCCATTGGACAGGAAGGGGAAGGAATTGATTTACCACTTGATCAGAGACGAATGCTTCACGGAGAACAAGAATTTATTTATGAGCGTCCGATACGCCCGGGAGATAGGTTGTATTGTCAAATGAAGGTGACAGATGTGTATGAACGCGAAGGCAAGAAAGGACCAATGCAATTCATCGTCCTTGATACTGAAATGAAAGATGAAAACGGACAATTAGTCGTAATTAGTCGCACCAATATCATTTATCGAAGCATTACTTCTTAA
- a CDS encoding MaoC/PaaZ C-terminal domain-containing protein, whose product MLNYDDLQEGQKLQSLVKKPVTKVQLVKYAGASGDFNPLHTDDEFAKKVGMPGVIAHGMLVMGFLGQYIGELAGEKAEISTFQMRFGAITQPGDQITCYAVVKNIYEENNQAFAGLELIAEKAPDKIVGSGYAVLSFK is encoded by the coding sequence ATGTTAAATTACGATGATTTACAGGAAGGACAAAAACTACAATCATTAGTAAAAAAACCCGTAACAAAAGTACAATTGGTAAAATACGCCGGAGCATCTGGAGATTTTAACCCGTTGCATACAGATGATGAGTTCGCCAAAAAGGTTGGTATGCCTGGAGTCATTGCCCATGGCATGCTTGTGATGGGTTTTCTAGGTCAATATATTGGAGAACTTGCCGGAGAAAAAGCGGAAATCTCAACCTTTCAAATGAGATTCGGTGCAATCACTCAGCCAGGCGATCAAATTACTTGTTATGCGGTTGTGAAAAATATATATGAAGAAAATAATCAAGCTTTTGCAGGGCTGGAATTAATCGCTGAAAAAGCACCGGATAAGATAGTAGGATCAGGCTATGCTGTTCTATCGTTTAAATAA
- a CDS encoding thiolase C-terminal domain-containing protein, translating to MGNIKDRYAIVGVGESERSKNSGTTPLHLALDAARAALNDAGLTAKDIDGVMNYSENDSCTSHQLATYLGVRPKYVKDILGGGSSTEMLIADAIGLIETGQLNTVLIYRSMNGRSGVRMGGGNWDMNMLQNVIEGGSYIIPYGAGAPSQWFGLFASRHMYETGLTKEHLGHVCVSFYEHAQRNPKAFFYGKPLTMEEYLQTPELTSPFNKHDCCLESDEANAIIVTSAERAKDCKSKPVYIMGISARQCISHAHYWSNLSEVASDYVAKDIYQKAGVSPADIQVASIYDCFSWVVLRQLEAYGLAPRGEVGDFVATGNLKMGGRLPTNTAGGMLSEGYTHGMNNVLEIVRQIRHEYGDTDRQVKNCEIGICTGWAGPDIAGAMILRN from the coding sequence ATGGGTAATATAAAAGATCGATATGCCATTGTTGGTGTCGGAGAAAGCGAACGTTCGAAAAACTCGGGCACTACTCCATTACATTTAGCTTTAGATGCAGCCCGTGCTGCATTAAACGATGCAGGTTTAACTGCAAAGGATATAGATGGGGTTATGAATTATTCAGAAAATGATTCATGTACATCCCATCAACTTGCAACCTATTTAGGTGTTCGTCCGAAATATGTGAAAGATATTTTGGGTGGTGGAAGTAGTACAGAAATGTTGATTGCTGATGCCATTGGGTTAATTGAAACAGGCCAATTAAACACAGTGTTGATTTATCGCTCAATGAATGGCCGTTCTGGTGTCCGTATGGGTGGCGGCAATTGGGATATGAACATGTTACAGAATGTCATTGAGGGAGGAAGCTACATTATTCCTTATGGTGCAGGAGCTCCAAGTCAATGGTTTGGTCTTTTTGCCTCCCGTCATATGTACGAAACAGGTCTTACAAAAGAGCATCTTGGTCATGTATGTGTTAGTTTCTATGAACATGCCCAACGAAATCCAAAGGCTTTCTTCTACGGTAAACCTTTGACGATGGAAGAATATTTACAAACACCGGAATTAACAAGTCCCTTTAATAAACATGATTGCTGTTTAGAATCAGATGAAGCAAATGCGATAATCGTTACTTCGGCAGAAAGAGCAAAGGATTGCAAGTCAAAACCAGTGTATATTATGGGAATCTCTGCGAGACAATGTATTTCCCATGCGCATTATTGGTCCAATCTTTCGGAAGTAGCGTCTGATTATGTAGCAAAGGACATTTATCAAAAAGCGGGTGTGTCACCAGCAGATATCCAAGTAGCTTCTATTTACGATTGCTTTAGCTGGGTTGTTCTCCGTCAGCTAGAGGCGTATGGTCTTGCTCCTCGTGGTGAAGTCGGTGACTTTGTTGCCACAGGAAATTTAAAAATGGGGGGAAGGCTCCCAACGAATACAGCAGGAGGAATGTTGTCGGAAGGATATACACATGGGATGAATAATGTTCTCGAAATTGTTCGCCAAATCCGACATGAATATGGAGATACGGATCGTCAAGTAAAAAACTGTGAAATCGGAATTTGTACCGGTTGGGCGGGTCCTGATATTGCCGGTGCGATGATACTTAGAAATTAG
- a CDS encoding Zn-ribbon domain-containing OB-fold protein yields MNFAKPIPVKNQDNHPYWDAADRHELVVQKCQSCGEYAHPPGPSCAKCGSSELSWENFGNDINGTVYSFIVSYRAFLPGFQDDLPLIIAIVELEDAPQVKIIGNILDCSPKCVEIGMKVKMTWKQLSDDRAIPQWIQV; encoded by the coding sequence ATGAATTTTGCAAAACCCATTCCGGTGAAAAATCAAGATAATCATCCATATTGGGATGCCGCTGATCGTCATGAACTTGTGGTACAAAAATGTCAAAGCTGCGGAGAATATGCCCATCCACCAGGTCCGAGCTGTGCGAAATGCGGAAGTAGTGAGCTTTCTTGGGAGAACTTTGGTAATGACATCAATGGAACGGTTTATTCGTTTATCGTTTCTTATCGAGCGTTTCTTCCAGGCTTTCAAGATGACCTACCTTTAATCATTGCCATTGTTGAATTGGAGGATGCACCACAAGTGAAAATTATCGGAAATATATTGGATTGCTCTCCAAAGTGCGTTGAAATTGGCATGAAAGTAAAAATGACATGGAAACAGTTATCAGATGATCGTGCCATTCCGCAATGGATTCAAGTATAG
- a CDS encoding acyl-CoA dehydrogenase family protein, with protein MDFSFTKHEEEFRQELRTWLEEHLPKDWVMSNQKYVKDPVFLRNWQKELYEGGWGAIAWPEKYGGRNATLMEEIIYEQEMVRAKAPSPINYVGIHMVGPTLMDIGTEEQKEQYLQKMLTGEEVWCQGYSEPNAGSDLAAIQTSAVKDGDRWIINGQKVWTSYGHVADRCFLLARTNHFEKKHKGITVFLLDMKQAGVETQPIIQMNGEHDFNEVFLKDAIAYDADIVGEVDEGWRVTMALLAHERTGIGAQVFTLEQQFQDLVTLAKEREDHGQPLIKNPFIRKNMIDLYARSRGSLLNYYRNLTKTLKNGYPGPEGSMDKLIVSEITKDLFAQSISMQGHQGILSEDVDGEHSYWSNNYLYSFGQTIGGGTSEIQRNTIGERILGLPKDLRR; from the coding sequence ATGGACTTTTCATTTACAAAGCATGAGGAAGAATTTCGCCAAGAGCTAAGAACCTGGTTAGAGGAGCATTTACCTAAGGATTGGGTAATGAGTAATCAAAAGTATGTGAAGGACCCTGTTTTTTTAAGAAATTGGCAAAAGGAACTATATGAGGGAGGTTGGGGAGCAATTGCCTGGCCAGAAAAATATGGTGGCCGGAATGCCACCCTTATGGAGGAAATTATATACGAACAAGAAATGGTTCGTGCAAAAGCACCCTCACCAATTAATTATGTTGGAATCCATATGGTTGGACCGACATTAATGGACATTGGTACTGAGGAACAGAAAGAACAGTACTTACAGAAAATGCTGACGGGTGAGGAAGTTTGGTGTCAAGGATATTCAGAACCAAATGCAGGTTCAGATCTTGCAGCAATTCAAACGAGTGCGGTAAAGGATGGAGATCGTTGGATTATTAATGGTCAGAAAGTTTGGACCAGTTATGGTCATGTTGCCGATCGCTGTTTCTTATTGGCACGGACGAACCATTTTGAGAAAAAACATAAGGGGATTACCGTTTTTCTTTTAGATATGAAACAGGCAGGAGTTGAAACGCAGCCAATCATTCAAATGAATGGAGAACACGATTTTAATGAAGTGTTTTTAAAGGATGCGATTGCGTATGATGCGGACATTGTTGGCGAAGTTGATGAGGGCTGGAGAGTCACTATGGCCCTGCTAGCACATGAAAGAACGGGGATAGGAGCCCAAGTATTTACATTGGAACAGCAATTTCAAGATCTTGTTACCCTTGCAAAAGAGAGGGAAGACCATGGTCAGCCATTAATAAAAAACCCATTCATTCGCAAAAATATGATTGATTTATATGCGCGTTCACGTGGTTCCCTATTAAACTATTATCGGAATTTAACGAAAACATTAAAGAATGGTTATCCTGGACCTGAAGGATCGATGGATAAATTAATCGTTAGTGAAATCACGAAAGATTTGTTTGCCCAATCAATCTCTATGCAAGGACATCAGGGAATCCTTTCGGAAGATGTTGACGGGGAACATTCATACTGGTCCAATAACTATCTCTATTCCTTTGGTCAAACTATTGGTGGAGGAACAAGTGAAATTCAACGGAATACTATTGGTGAAAGAATACTAGGATTACCTAAGGACTTAAGACGCTAG